The Gemmatimonadaceae bacterium genome segment CCGGGCTTCTGGCTGGCGCTCGCGCTGGTCGCGTTGTTCACATCGGGAGCGGTCTGGCTCGGCCTCCCGGCGTGGTTGCGACTCCCGGCGTTCGGCATGCAATCGCCCGATGCGGGCGCTGATCCGTCGCTCGCGGATCGCTGGCGTCATGCCATGCTTCCGCTGCTGGTGCTCACGGTCCCCGGCGCTGCCGGGGTGGCCCGTTACGCCCGCGAAACCCTGCGCGATGCGCGTGGGTCGCTGGCCGTGCAGGCGGCGTTCGCGCGCGGACTCTCGCGGGCGCGTGTCGAGTGGCGCTACATCCTGCGCACCGCGCTGACGCCGCTGGTCGTGCTCTTTGGGCTCACGCTCCCCGGCATCGTGGCCGGTTCGGTGTTTGTGGAACAGGTGTTTGCGTGGCCCGGCCTCGGTCGCGCCCTGCTCTCGGCGATCGCGGGCCGCGACTATCCCGTGGTCCTGGGCCTCACGCTCATCTACGGCGCGACCGTGATCGGTGCGAACCTGCTCGCCGATGTCGCCCTGTGGTGGCTGGACCCGCGCCGCCGGAGCCCCTCGTGAACGGCGCGTCGCGCGCGCGCGACTGGCGCGTCACCGGTGGTGTTGGCGTGCTGCTGCTGATGCTCGCCCTCGCCATTGTGGTTCCCCTTCGCGCCCCGACCGAGCAG includes the following:
- a CDS encoding ABC transporter permease, whose product is MRHVSLRVVDALVLLWLVTTLTFALVHLAPGDPATLLIAPTATAAEAAELRARLGLDAPLGVQYGRWIGAVLRGDLGTSLVTSRPVTHVIGDALPISLFLGGVSLLLSFVIGIGLGGWQALRARTLGDRTASVLATVLFAAPGFWLALALVALFTSGAVWLGLPAWLRLPAFGMQSPDAGADPSLADRWRHAMLPLLVLTVPGAAGVARYARETLRDARGSLAVQAAFARGLSRARVEWRYILRTALTPLVVLFGLTLPGIVAGSVFVEQVFAWPGLGRALLSAIAGRDYPVVLGLTLIYGATVIGANLLADVALWWLDPRRRSPS